A genomic region of Desulfosarcina ovata subsp. ovata contains the following coding sequences:
- a CDS encoding universal stress protein encodes MEIKKLLFVTRFNNLRFDALQSLMDLKKAALNHVVFLNVIEREKVAMRRGKGYEKSAEIRLREKANIRFIDWAETLFEQGMEVGVYIVVGSFAAQVIQAAEKETVDLIVLSPEKKGRLEQLYSGSDITEIVHRSATPVLVYKYLSRKGPLAENPFEKPLLATNWSDASRRAIDYLKALKAVIREVDVVYVASEKELKGTSAMAIQKTRKENRKKLETLCDELEDVGITAKPHVYVGETVEELDKAARECQSSMIIAGSPGKRLWKDRWGTSISKGLTEKSVFPVLLVPPQEG; translated from the coding sequence ATGGAGATAAAAAAGCTGCTGTTTGTGACCCGGTTTAACAATCTCCGTTTTGATGCGCTGCAGTCGCTGATGGACCTGAAGAAAGCGGCCCTCAACCATGTGGTCTTTCTCAATGTTATTGAGCGTGAGAAAGTGGCCATGCGCAGGGGCAAAGGGTACGAGAAAAGCGCTGAGATACGGCTTCGCGAAAAAGCCAACATCCGTTTCATCGACTGGGCGGAGACCCTTTTCGAGCAAGGTATGGAGGTCGGAGTCTACATTGTCGTGGGCAGTTTTGCGGCTCAGGTGATCCAGGCCGCCGAAAAAGAGACGGTGGACCTGATCGTGTTGAGTCCCGAAAAAAAAGGAAGGCTGGAGCAGCTTTATTCCGGTTCTGATATTACCGAAATTGTCCACCGTTCCGCCACGCCGGTACTGGTCTATAAATACCTTTCGCGTAAGGGGCCACTGGCCGAAAATCCGTTTGAAAAACCATTGCTGGCGACCAACTGGTCCGATGCCAGCCGGCGTGCCATTGACTATCTGAAGGCCCTGAAAGCGGTCATTCGTGAAGTCGATGTGGTCTATGTGGCCAGCGAAAAGGAACTCAAGGGCACTTCTGCCATGGCGATCCAGAAGACCCGCAAGGAAAACCGCAAAAAGCTGGAAACCTTGTGTGATGAACTGGAGGATGTCGGCATCACGGCCAAACCGCATGTTTATGTCGGAGAGACGGTCGAGGAACTCGACAAGGCGGCCCGGGAGTGCCAATCATCCATGATCATTGCCGGTTCTCCGGGAAAGCGTCTGTGGAAGGACCGATGGGGAACCAGCATCAGTAAAGGCTTGACGGAAAAATCGGTTTTCCCGGTGCTGCTCGTCCCCCCCCAGGAGGGGTAG
- the metK gene encoding methionine adenosyltransferase, which produces MTNNFLFTSESVTEGHPDKVADAISDAILDAIMTQDTGCRVACETLVTTGLAFIAGEITTDCYVDMPQIVRDTIKDIGYHSSQMGFDWRTCSVITSIDHQSPDIAQGVNQGQGLYKDQGAGDQGLMFGFATDETPELMPMPIMYAHKLTRRLTQVRKNGALDFLRPDGKSQVTIEYQDGQPKRVDTIVVSSQHKPDVTHEDLREAIIEEVIKKVIPASMIDGDTRYFVNPTGRFVVGGPMGDCGLTGRKIIVDTYGGQGSHGGGCFSGKDPSKVDRSASYMGRHVAKNIVAAGLAKRCEVQIAYAIGVAEPVSVMIDLMHTGKVPKERVEEIVKEVFDLRPAAIIEYLDLLRPIYRNTAAYGHFGRTEPEFSWEHTNKADIIREKAGL; this is translated from the coding sequence ATGACCAACAATTTTTTATTTACCTCCGAATCGGTAACCGAAGGCCATCCGGACAAAGTGGCCGATGCGATTTCAGACGCCATTTTGGATGCCATCATGACCCAGGACACGGGGTGCCGGGTGGCCTGCGAAACCCTGGTTACCACCGGGCTGGCCTTCATCGCCGGCGAAATCACCACCGATTGCTACGTGGATATGCCCCAGATCGTCCGGGACACCATCAAGGATATCGGTTATCATTCCTCCCAGATGGGGTTTGACTGGCGGACCTGTTCGGTCATCACCAGCATTGATCACCAGAGCCCGGACATTGCTCAGGGGGTCAACCAGGGGCAGGGGCTTTACAAGGATCAGGGAGCTGGCGATCAAGGGCTGATGTTCGGTTTCGCCACGGATGAGACACCGGAGTTGATGCCCATGCCGATCATGTATGCGCACAAACTGACCCGTCGCCTGACCCAGGTGCGTAAAAATGGCGCCCTGGACTTTCTCAGGCCGGACGGGAAATCCCAGGTGACCATTGAGTACCAAGACGGCCAACCCAAACGGGTGGACACCATCGTTGTTTCCAGCCAACACAAACCCGATGTGACCCACGAGGACCTGCGCGAAGCGATTATCGAAGAGGTGATCAAAAAAGTGATCCCGGCCAGCATGATTGATGGCGATACGCGCTATTTCGTCAACCCCACCGGCCGGTTCGTTGTGGGGGGGCCCATGGGTGACTGCGGGCTTACCGGGCGTAAGATCATCGTGGATACTTACGGCGGCCAGGGGAGCCATGGGGGCGGGTGTTTTTCCGGCAAGGATCCCTCCAAGGTTGACCGCAGCGCCTCCTACATGGGGCGGCATGTGGCCAAGAACATTGTTGCCGCGGGGCTGGCGAAGCGGTGCGAAGTCCAGATTGCCTACGCCATCGGGGTGGCCGAACCGGTGTCGGTGATGATCGATCTCATGCATACCGGAAAAGTACCCAAGGAACGGGTGGAGGAGATTGTCAAAGAGGTTTTCGACCTGCGACCGGCGGCCATTATCGAGTACCTCGATTTGCTGCGTCCCATCTACCGCAATACCGCGGCCTATGGCCATTTTGGCCGGACCGAACCGGAGTTTTCCTGGGAGCATACCAACAAGGCCGATATCATACGTGAAAAGGCCGGACTGTAG
- a CDS encoding PAS domain S-box protein, producing the protein MIREIENTKIAIVGGGRFCEKLLRHLFGEHFSGRRPEVLGVADLNDKAVGMIYARERGIYTCRDYRDICRLDGLETIIEVTWDLDLARCIAEIKPAEVTLIDHQDSRFLWDLLKLETIREESLSALTTASVTPETIQAQLDQSFRRTADILMQRNRRFKQIESEIYEKEKTLSQIIQGSTIPTFVIDRDHMVTHWNHALEKLTGFRADQIVGTHDHWKPFRRHTRPIMADVILDQLETGEINHYYGSRWQPSTTVEGGFEAEEFFDHLGDDGRWLFFTAAPIKASDGTIIGAIETLWDNTENHRAEVERHNYTRRIEESERTLAQIVSGSAIPTYVLDRDHVITHWNQALEKLTGYPAARMLGTRRHWEPFWESERPSIADVILEKRSEDEIRELYGEQWRKSDFIEDAYEAEVFFPKLGSNGRWCWFTAAPIKGTSDVAVGAIVTFQDTTSKKRAEAENRRYVKELEEHEQALSQIVQGSTTPTFVINRNHIVSQWNRALENLTGYSADEMVGTRQHWKPFRKKARPLMADVILDQYETGEISQYYGAKWRPSSLVEGAYEAEEFFEQLGDNGRWLIFTAAPIKAPDGTLVGAIETLWDCTDTKRAEAEHRRDMLRIEESEHRLSQIIQGSTIPTFVINQEHVITHWNRALERLSGHSALRMVGSRNQWAPFWDQERRTMADIILDQSSDHEIWDLYGGKWKKSELIEDAFEAEVFFPKLGKGGKWLFFTAAPIRSADGNIVGAIETFWDTTEKKEAEAQRGRYTRELEESRRALSQIIQGSTIPTFVLNDAHLITHWNRALERLTGFPAAQMVGTSRQWVPFWDQERPTMADVILDQKGDEEVWDLYGGKWKKSELIEGAYEAEVFFSKLGNEGKWLFFTAAPIKAADGSVVGAIETLWDNTGKKQAENDRRQYTRKLEENQRTLSQIIQGSTIPTFVLNPDHVITHWNQAMEKFTGHASSEMVGTNRQWAPFWDNERPSIGDLILDQSSEHEIWNLYGGRCKKSELIEGGYEAEVFFPRLGHGGRWCWFTAAPLKAADGSLIGAIETLFDTTEVKRAQEEQRLRNRELTTLCSIYTALNAPTTLQDRIGGAVLEIRDFLSAESVCLYMAEDSGGFDLRYFNACYAEPGYGQAGPAEEPEIIKTVSRTDKPQVHHIETHDGENGKTEATAFAYIPISAKDTKGIGVMRIEKANARFSAEELHLLDLIGNRIGATIENAILHDEIIRKSNFQAKLIGSANEGIIATDEHWKTVIFNPGAERIFGYVADDVVTVKDARDYLPQLVQETLLSNSDAVIDANASSPWAETEITASTGETIPVRFSGSVLRENKKNMGTVSFFQDLREIKRLERDLVNSERLAAVGQTVAGMAHCIKNILHGFKGGSYLVDVGLDRDNADKLKKGWEMIQRNITRTSDLVMDLLSYSKEREPEYESCHPNEIAEDVCELLSGVAEDHDVRLVRQLSEKIEPMVLDPRSVHRSLMNMVTNAIDACIFDPAMDKQHQVTVITSREDGGDMVRFDICDNGSGMSEEVKAKLFSSFFSTKGVKGTGLGLLVTAKLVEEQKGTIDVTSTEGKGTTFTLRFPARLPKTVNPN; encoded by the coding sequence ATGATACGCGAAATTGAAAATACGAAAATCGCCATTGTGGGTGGCGGACGGTTTTGTGAAAAGTTGCTCCGGCATCTGTTTGGCGAACACTTTTCCGGCCGGCGCCCGGAGGTCCTGGGCGTCGCTGATCTGAACGATAAGGCGGTGGGGATGATCTATGCCCGTGAACGGGGCATTTATACCTGCCGGGACTATCGCGACATCTGTCGTCTGGATGGGCTTGAGACGATCATCGAAGTAACCTGGGATTTGGACCTGGCCCGTTGCATTGCCGAGATCAAACCGGCAGAAGTTACGCTGATTGATCATCAGGACTCGCGTTTTCTCTGGGATCTGTTGAAACTGGAAACCATTCGTGAAGAGTCCTTAAGCGCTCTTACAACGGCAAGTGTAACGCCTGAAACGATCCAGGCACAACTTGACCAGAGTTTTCGCCGCACCGCCGATATTCTGATGCAGCGCAACCGCCGTTTCAAGCAAATCGAAAGCGAAATTTACGAAAAGGAAAAAACCCTTTCCCAGATTATCCAGGGCAGTACCATTCCCACCTTTGTCATTGACCGGGACCACATGGTTACCCACTGGAACCATGCCCTGGAGAAACTTACCGGTTTCCGGGCGGATCAGATCGTGGGTACCCACGATCACTGGAAGCCGTTTCGTCGGCATACACGGCCCATCATGGCCGATGTGATTCTCGACCAGCTGGAAACCGGTGAAATCAACCACTATTACGGCTCCCGGTGGCAGCCTTCCACAACGGTGGAAGGCGGTTTCGAGGCCGAGGAATTTTTCGATCACCTGGGCGACGATGGCCGCTGGCTGTTTTTCACCGCTGCGCCCATCAAGGCCTCGGACGGAACCATTATCGGCGCCATCGAAACCCTTTGGGACAACACCGAAAATCACCGCGCCGAGGTCGAACGGCACAATTATACCCGGCGCATCGAAGAAAGCGAGCGGACGCTGGCCCAGATTGTTTCGGGCAGCGCGATTCCCACCTATGTGCTTGACCGTGACCATGTCATTACCCATTGGAATCAGGCCCTGGAAAAGCTGACCGGTTATCCTGCCGCAAGAATGTTGGGCACCCGGCGACATTGGGAGCCGTTTTGGGAAAGCGAGCGGCCCTCCATAGCCGATGTGATTCTGGAAAAGCGCAGTGAGGATGAGATCCGTGAACTTTACGGGGAGCAGTGGCGTAAATCGGACTTCATCGAAGATGCCTATGAAGCGGAGGTGTTTTTCCCGAAGCTGGGCAGCAACGGCCGTTGGTGCTGGTTTACTGCCGCGCCGATCAAAGGAACCAGTGACGTGGCGGTTGGCGCCATCGTGACGTTTCAGGATACCACGTCCAAAAAACGGGCCGAAGCGGAGAACCGGCGCTACGTTAAAGAACTGGAAGAACATGAACAGGCCCTTTCCCAGATCGTTCAGGGGAGCACCACCCCCACTTTCGTGATCAACCGGAATCATATCGTAAGCCAATGGAACCGGGCGTTGGAGAACCTGACCGGTTATTCAGCCGACGAAATGGTGGGTACCCGCCAGCACTGGAAGCCTTTTCGGAAAAAAGCCCGCCCCTTGATGGCCGATGTTATTTTGGATCAGTATGAGACCGGCGAGATCAGTCAGTATTATGGTGCCAAATGGCGGCCCTCGTCGTTGGTTGAAGGGGCTTATGAGGCGGAAGAATTTTTTGAACAACTGGGTGATAACGGCCGCTGGCTGATTTTTACCGCCGCCCCTATCAAAGCTCCGGACGGGACGCTGGTAGGGGCGATCGAGACCTTGTGGGACTGCACGGATACCAAGCGTGCCGAAGCCGAACATCGTCGGGACATGCTGCGCATCGAGGAGAGCGAGCACCGGCTCAGTCAAATTATCCAGGGCAGCACCATCCCCACGTTTGTGATCAATCAGGAGCATGTGATCACCCACTGGAACCGGGCCCTGGAGCGGTTGAGTGGCCACTCCGCCCTGCGCATGGTGGGGTCCCGCAATCAGTGGGCGCCATTCTGGGATCAGGAACGGCGTACCATGGCCGACATTATCCTCGATCAGAGCAGCGATCATGAGATTTGGGACCTTTACGGGGGCAAATGGAAAAAATCAGAACTGATCGAAGACGCCTTCGAGGCGGAAGTTTTTTTTCCCAAGTTGGGTAAAGGCGGCAAATGGCTCTTTTTCACCGCCGCACCGATCCGATCTGCCGACGGCAATATCGTGGGTGCCATCGAAACGTTTTGGGACACCACGGAGAAAAAAGAGGCCGAAGCCCAGCGGGGGCGGTATACCCGTGAACTCGAAGAGAGTCGACGGGCCCTCAGTCAGATCATTCAAGGCAGCACCATTCCTACCTTTGTGCTCAACGATGCTCACCTGATCACCCACTGGAACCGGGCCCTCGAACGCCTGACCGGTTTTCCGGCCGCCCAGATGGTGGGGACCAGCCGCCAGTGGGTGCCGTTCTGGGATCAGGAACGGCCCACCATGGCCGACGTGATTCTGGATCAGAAAGGCGATGAAGAGGTCTGGGATCTTTACGGTGGCAAATGGAAAAAATCGGAACTGATCGAGGGGGCTTACGAAGCCGAAGTTTTTTTCTCCAAACTGGGTAATGAAGGCAAATGGCTCTTTTTTACCGCCGCTCCCATCAAGGCCGCCGACGGCAGCGTGGTCGGTGCCATTGAAACCTTGTGGGACAATACCGGTAAAAAACAGGCTGAAAACGATCGACGGCAATATACGCGTAAGCTGGAAGAGAATCAGCGAACCCTGTCCCAGATCATTCAGGGCAGCACGATTCCCACCTTTGTATTAAATCCGGATCATGTCATTACCCACTGGAACCAGGCCATGGAGAAATTCACCGGCCATGCATCCTCGGAGATGGTGGGGACCAATCGTCAGTGGGCGCCGTTCTGGGATAATGAGCGACCCTCCATAGGGGATTTGATTCTCGATCAATCCAGTGAGCATGAAATCTGGAATCTTTACGGCGGCCGATGTAAAAAATCGGAACTGATCGAAGGGGGCTACGAGGCGGAGGTCTTTTTCCCCAGGCTGGGACATGGTGGCCGTTGGTGCTGGTTTACCGCTGCGCCATTGAAGGCCGCTGACGGCAGTCTGATCGGTGCCATTGAAACTCTTTTTGATACCACCGAAGTCAAGCGGGCGCAGGAGGAGCAGCGCCTGCGCAACCGTGAATTGACAACCCTGTGTTCGATCTACACGGCCCTGAATGCCCCCACGACCCTTCAGGACCGGATTGGTGGGGCAGTATTGGAAATCCGCGACTTTTTAAGCGCGGAAAGTGTTTGCCTGTATATGGCCGAGGATTCGGGAGGCTTTGACCTGCGGTATTTCAATGCCTGCTATGCCGAACCGGGGTATGGCCAGGCCGGCCCGGCGGAGGAGCCCGAAATTATCAAAACGGTGTCGCGTACCGATAAGCCCCAGGTCCATCATATCGAAACCCATGACGGGGAAAACGGAAAGACCGAGGCGACGGCGTTTGCTTATATTCCCATCAGCGCCAAGGACACCAAGGGAATTGGCGTCATGCGCATTGAAAAGGCCAACGCCCGTTTTTCTGCCGAAGAACTGCATCTTTTGGATCTCATCGGCAACCGTATCGGCGCCACCATCGAAAATGCCATTCTACACGACGAAATCATCCGCAAATCCAACTTTCAGGCGAAACTGATCGGAAGCGCCAACGAAGGAATTATCGCCACCGATGAACACTGGAAAACAGTCATTTTCAATCCGGGGGCGGAGCGGATTTTCGGTTATGTTGCCGACGACGTGGTTACGGTCAAAGACGCCAGGGATTATCTGCCGCAGCTGGTGCAGGAAACGCTGCTGTCCAATTCGGATGCCGTTATCGATGCCAACGCAAGTTCACCCTGGGCGGAAACTGAAATCACCGCCAGCACCGGTGAGACGATTCCGGTGAGATTTTCCGGGTCGGTATTGCGCGAAAACAAAAAAAACATGGGGACGGTGAGTTTCTTCCAGGACCTGCGGGAGATCAAACGGCTGGAGCGGGACCTGGTCAACAGCGAACGCCTCGCTGCCGTCGGCCAGACCGTTGCCGGCATGGCCCACTGCATCAAGAACATCCTGCATGGATTCAAAGGCGGCAGCTATCTGGTGGATGTGGGGCTGGACCGGGACAATGCCGATAAATTGAAAAAGGGCTGGGAGATGATCCAGCGGAACATCACGCGGACATCGGACCTGGTGATGGACCTGCTTTCCTACTCCAAGGAACGTGAGCCGGAATACGAATCGTGTCATCCCAACGAGATTGCCGAGGACGTCTGCGAATTGCTCAGCGGGGTTGCAGAGGATCACGACGTTCGGTTGGTGAGGCAACTTTCTGAGAAAATCGAACCTATGGTCTTGGATCCACGAAGCGTTCATCGCAGTTTGATGAATATGGTGACAAATGCCATTGATGCGTGTATTTTTGATCCAGCGATGGACAAACAGCACCAGGTAACGGTGATCACCAGTCGTGAAGACGGCGGGGACATGGTCCGCTTCGATATCTGTGATAACGGCAGCGGCATGTCCGAGGAAGTCAAGGCCAAACTCTTTTCATCTTTTTTCAGCACCAAGGGGGTCAAGGGAACCGGTCTCGGTCTGCTGGTGACCGCAAAACTGGTTGAAGAGCAAAAAGGCACCATTGACGTGACCTCCACGGAAGGGAAGGGGACCACCTTTACCCTTCGTTTTCCGGCAAGGCTGCCCAAGACCGTCAACCCGAACTGA
- a CDS encoding sodium:proton antiporter: MSTPGRRPIVFLLWIVVILFILAQPAVLVASDQQQNISIDDFAVDSSLESHPATGHMEPEGEATLHEGAHGHADLGPILPLWSCVPFACMLLSIALFPLLAPEFWHHHFGKVSGFWAATMAVPFLFVYKGTAMYEIFHILLADYVPFIILLWSLYTVSGGILLKGSLRGTPLVNVAILTLGTLLASWMGTTGAAMLLIRPFLRANNYRKNRTFMVVFFIFLVANVGGSLTPLGDPPLFLGFLHGVSFFWTMHILPHMLTVSGLLLVVYFFLDRYHFHREAGRVPADEAEKTPLKLVGIHNFIFLGGIIGAVLISGMVDWGHVNVLGVHRGIQDWVRDGLLIAMGLFSMVTTSLEIREDNDFTWFPIIEVAYLFVGIFITMIPCLLILKAGAHGHLAFLINAVKAPVHYFWITGALSGFLDNAPTYLTFFNTALGSHYPGMAEAQAVPLLMTEKILYLEAISAGAVFFGACSYIGNAPNFMVRSIAEEAGTPMPSFFGYILKYTLVFLLPAFAVVTFIFFF, from the coding sequence ATGAGCACACCCGGTAGGCGCCCGATTGTTTTTCTGCTGTGGATTGTGGTGATCCTCTTCATCCTGGCCCAGCCGGCGGTTTTGGTGGCGTCGGATCAACAACAAAACATAAGTATAGATGACTTTGCAGTGGATTCGTCGCTGGAGAGCCATCCCGCCACGGGACATATGGAACCCGAAGGCGAAGCAACCCTTCATGAAGGGGCCCATGGCCACGCGGATTTGGGGCCGATTCTGCCTTTGTGGAGCTGTGTTCCCTTTGCCTGCATGCTGCTTTCCATCGCCCTGTTTCCCCTCCTTGCCCCGGAGTTTTGGCATCATCACTTCGGCAAGGTTTCCGGTTTTTGGGCCGCGACCATGGCGGTTCCCTTTCTCTTTGTTTACAAGGGCACCGCCATGTATGAAATTTTCCATATTCTTTTGGCGGATTACGTTCCCTTTATCATTTTGCTGTGGTCCCTCTATACGGTATCGGGCGGTATTCTGCTGAAAGGATCCCTGCGCGGAACACCCCTGGTCAACGTGGCCATTCTGACCCTGGGTACCCTGCTGGCATCCTGGATGGGGACCACCGGGGCGGCGATGCTGTTGATCCGGCCATTTCTGCGGGCCAACAACTACCGCAAAAACCGTACGTTTATGGTGGTCTTTTTTATTTTTCTGGTGGCCAATGTCGGTGGTTCACTGACGCCACTGGGGGATCCGCCGCTATTCCTGGGCTTTTTGCACGGTGTCTCTTTTTTTTGGACCATGCATATTCTTCCTCACATGCTGACCGTTTCCGGCCTGCTGCTGGTGGTCTATTTTTTTCTTGACCGCTACCATTTCCACAGGGAAGCCGGCCGGGTTCCCGCCGATGAAGCCGAAAAAACCCCGCTGAAGCTGGTGGGCATCCATAATTTTATTTTTTTGGGCGGTATCATCGGCGCGGTGTTGATAAGCGGTATGGTTGACTGGGGGCACGTCAACGTGCTGGGGGTCCATCGGGGAATTCAGGACTGGGTTCGCGATGGCCTCCTGATCGCCATGGGGCTTTTTTCAATGGTCACGACTTCCCTGGAGATCCGTGAGGACAACGATTTTACCTGGTTTCCCATCATTGAGGTGGCCTATCTGTTTGTGGGCATCTTCATCACCATGATTCCCTGCCTGTTGATTCTGAAAGCCGGCGCCCATGGGCATCTGGCCTTTCTGATCAATGCCGTCAAGGCGCCGGTTCACTACTTTTGGATTACCGGGGCGCTTTCCGGTTTTCTGGATAATGCCCCCACCTATCTGACCTTTTTCAATACCGCTTTGGGCAGTCATTATCCGGGGATGGCCGAAGCCCAGGCCGTGCCGCTGTTGATGACGGAAAAAATCCTTTACCTGGAGGCGATCTCCGCCGGTGCCGTTTTTTTTGGCGCCTGCAGTTACATCGGCAATGCACCCAATTTTATGGTTCGCTCCATCGCCGAAGAGGCCGGCACACCCATGCCCAGTTTTTTCGGATACATATTGAAATACACGCTCGTTTTTCTGCTGCCCGCTTTTGCGGTGGTCACCTTTATCTTCTTTTTTTAA
- a CDS encoding universal stress protein: MRFETLLFHTRFRELAFNSLKTVLQLKTAGLKKVVLAHVIPRDDVAFVPYGGTLKADIKRLREEARVTFDDWIQTIADSQLIFTQRIEIGAPNAKILEMAEAEKADMIVVGRKKRTLMEKVYVGTHVLDVLRRSTVPVLMSKYMVQYEWQGESLMRTNEQIWKRPLLASDWSDPSRRALDATLAMKPLVEKIGVTHVLGRRRTKNLEAAAVQRLEAESERRLRDYCQEIEAAGIQAEPHLAMGRTVEAILKMSRDYGATLIVMGRTGKDWFQEYWLGGVSHRVAELSELPVLLIP; the protein is encoded by the coding sequence ATGCGTTTTGAAACCCTGCTCTTTCATACCCGATTCAGGGAACTGGCTTTTAATTCGCTGAAAACCGTTCTTCAATTGAAAACGGCCGGCCTGAAAAAGGTGGTCCTGGCCCATGTGATTCCGCGGGATGATGTGGCCTTCGTTCCCTATGGCGGCACCTTGAAGGCGGATATAAAGCGCCTTCGCGAGGAGGCACGGGTGACTTTCGACGACTGGATCCAGACCATTGCCGACTCCCAGTTAATTTTTACCCAGCGTATTGAAATCGGTGCGCCCAATGCGAAAATCCTTGAGATGGCCGAAGCGGAGAAGGCCGATATGATCGTTGTTGGGCGCAAAAAACGGACGTTGATGGAAAAGGTTTACGTGGGAACGCACGTGCTGGATGTGTTGCGCCGCAGTACGGTGCCGGTACTGATGAGTAAATATATGGTACAATACGAGTGGCAGGGCGAGTCACTGATGCGGACCAATGAACAGATCTGGAAACGGCCGCTGTTGGCCTCCGACTGGTCGGATCCTTCCCGGCGGGCGTTGGATGCCACCCTGGCAATGAAACCACTGGTGGAAAAAATTGGTGTTACCCACGTGTTGGGACGGCGCCGGACGAAAAATCTGGAAGCGGCGGCCGTCCAGCGACTTGAAGCCGAGAGTGAACGCCGGCTTCGGGATTACTGCCAGGAGATTGAAGCGGCCGGCATCCAAGCTGAACCTCATCTGGCCATGGGCCGTACGGTGGAAGCCATTCTCAAAATGTCCCGGGACTATGGCGCGACCCTGATCGTCATGGGCCGCACCGGTAAGGACTGGTTTCAGGAATACTGGCTGGGGGGCGTATCCCATCGGGTGGCCGAACTGAGTGAGTTGCCGGTGCTGTTGATCCCGTAA
- a CDS encoding AAA family ATPase, giving the protein MAVITISRQFGAGGITLGKMVADSLGYTFADSDIIQRVAKEANVSTHWVESFEKEAGSKLSRLVSSMVSKRWIDRVLGDERGYLDEKIYLDYLVLIIAQFADEGNVVIIGRGSQYILNDHPDAIHVLLMDEFENRVKFMMKQYDMPEKKARRTVESEDRRRVSLYKRLGKTDFENPRLYHLVLNMGKMDMKTARDMICDAVKERMAANSA; this is encoded by the coding sequence ATGGCGGTCATTACAATATCGCGTCAGTTTGGCGCAGGCGGCATTACCCTTGGCAAAATGGTTGCCGATTCTTTGGGCTACACGTTCGCCGACAGTGATATCATTCAGCGTGTGGCCAAAGAGGCCAATGTTTCCACCCATTGGGTCGAATCCTTTGAAAAAGAAGCCGGCAGCAAACTTTCCCGGCTTGTTTCCAGCATGGTGTCCAAACGCTGGATCGATCGAGTGCTTGGCGACGAGCGGGGCTACCTGGATGAAAAGATCTATCTTGACTATCTGGTTCTGATTATTGCCCAGTTCGCCGATGAAGGCAATGTGGTGATTATCGGGCGGGGAAGCCAGTACATCCTTAACGATCATCCCGACGCCATCCATGTGCTGTTGATGGATGAGTTTGAAAACCGTGTCAAATTCATGATGAAGCAATACGATATGCCTGAAAAAAAGGCTCGGCGTACGGTGGAAAGTGAAGATCGGCGGCGGGTCAGCCTGTATAAACGGTTGGGTAAAACGGATTTTGAGAATCCGCGTTTATATCATCTGGTGTTAAACATGGGAAAGATGGATATGAAAACGGCCCGTGATATGATTTGTGATGCCGTCAAAGAACGCATGGCCGCGAACTCCGCTTGA
- a CDS encoding response regulator: MSKKVLIIDDDPDVRLFNATVVEENGYTPIEAANGEDGLELVKKEKPDLVLLDVLMPKQSGIRFYRELKSDEAFLDIPVIMLSGVAKRTFLRSQKALTEFGDKPVPEPESYLEKPVEPDELAAEMEKFLK; this comes from the coding sequence ATGAGCAAAAAGGTATTGATTATAGACGATGATCCGGACGTCAGACTGTTCAATGCAACGGTAGTGGAAGAAAACGGCTATACACCGATTGAGGCGGCAAACGGCGAAGACGGGCTCGAATTGGTCAAGAAAGAGAAGCCCGACCTGGTGCTGTTAGATGTATTGATGCCCAAACAGAGCGGAATCCGGTTTTACCGGGAGCTGAAATCCGACGAAGCCTTTTTGGATATTCCGGTGATCATGCTGTCCGGCGTGGCCAAGCGGACCTTCCTGCGATCACAGAAGGCCCTCACGGAATTCGGTGATAAACCGGTTCCCGAGCCGGAAAGCTATCTGGAAAAACCGGTCGAGCCGGATGAGCTGGCTGCGGAGATGGAAAAGTTTTTGAAGTAG